One region of Leptolyngbya sp. 'hensonii' genomic DNA includes:
- a CDS encoding DUF1176 domain-containing protein — translation MLFPFGIPSMQKLTIVSLSVLVAILSTAVVPAQTASQELSAYQLKVVSRLKKCPDGFQAESLKNSQFFRVGDRKYVVQVMCFLAAYQGGYEYYLYTETSRGIRSKPLKVLFFDEDAGKRTRTYSNAIVGLPTYNSATRELVIFNKYRGIGDCGTLGTYQFQNDVLVLKKFQAKYACDGNFIEPDQYPVIYP, via the coding sequence ATGCTGTTCCCATTTGGTATTCCATCCATGCAGAAGTTGACGATCGTATCCCTGTCAGTTCTTGTGGCCATTCTCTCAACTGCAGTCGTGCCAGCTCAAACTGCATCGCAGGAACTTTCTGCCTACCAGCTCAAAGTTGTGAGCAGACTGAAGAAATGTCCGGATGGCTTTCAGGCTGAGAGTTTGAAAAACTCTCAGTTCTTTAGAGTGGGCGATCGCAAGTATGTTGTGCAGGTGATGTGCTTTCTGGCGGCTTACCAGGGAGGTTATGAGTATTACCTGTATACTGAAACTTCACGAGGAATACGATCGAAGCCTCTGAAGGTCCTGTTTTTTGACGAAGATGCAGGCAAGAGAACGCGCACCTATTCCAATGCGATCGTGGGCTTGCCGACCTATAACTCCGCAACTCGGGAGTTGGTCATTTTCAATAAATATCGTGGCATTGGTGACTGTGGCACTTTGGGGACTTATCAATTTCAAAACGATGTCCTGGTCTTGAAAAAATTTCAGGCCAAGTATGCCTGTGATGGAAACTTTATTGAGCCCGATCAATATCCGGTGATTTATCCATGA
- a CDS encoding BMP family ABC transporter substrate-binding protein: MKLDRIQRPVALAILGLFFAACNPTAPTSSSSPASTESPASGASDKDYTVGMVLVGPRNDGGWNQAHFEATKFVMEKAPGVKFEYVDKVNPNDRPNVKGSQVADDLIAQGAKFIIFNSDDFKDDALETAKKHPDITVIHASGDYAWKEGKNFKDQKNLGNLMGQMEYGKMIAGCTAALATETGKIGYVGPLIQDETRRLVSAAYLGAKYCWEKYRGKKPEDLKFKVTWIGFWFNIPGVTLDPTKVSDDFYNGGYDVVLSGLDTPEVAVQGKKAASAGKKVKFLHYDLKTGCDLAPEICLGSPYFNWGPSYLDTIQRAKAGQYAGEFVWFKPDWKDLNGAESGVGFSFGQALGKNQQQVETFIKGLGDGSINLFQGPLKFQDGTDFLKAGETATPQQIWYMPQLLQGIDGLSNKSK; the protein is encoded by the coding sequence ATGAAACTTGACCGCATTCAGCGTCCAGTAGCGCTTGCTATTCTGGGATTATTTTTCGCAGCCTGTAACCCAACAGCCCCAACCAGTTCCAGCAGCCCTGCCTCTACAGAATCTCCAGCAAGTGGAGCCAGTGACAAAGACTACACTGTGGGGATGGTCCTCGTAGGGCCACGGAATGACGGTGGTTGGAACCAGGCCCACTTCGAGGCCACCAAATTCGTCATGGAAAAAGCCCCAGGGGTAAAGTTTGAGTATGTCGATAAGGTTAATCCGAACGATCGGCCCAACGTTAAAGGATCCCAGGTCGCCGACGATTTAATTGCCCAAGGGGCTAAGTTCATCATCTTTAACTCAGATGACTTCAAGGATGATGCGCTGGAAACAGCCAAAAAACACCCGGACATCACCGTGATTCATGCTTCCGGTGATTATGCCTGGAAAGAAGGGAAGAACTTTAAAGATCAGAAAAATCTGGGGAATCTGATGGGGCAGATGGAATACGGCAAAATGATTGCTGGTTGCACCGCCGCCCTGGCCACGGAAACAGGCAAAATCGGTTATGTAGGCCCCCTCATCCAGGACGAAACCCGTCGCCTGGTCTCTGCGGCATACCTGGGGGCCAAATATTGCTGGGAGAAGTATCGGGGCAAGAAACCAGAAGATCTCAAGTTCAAAGTCACCTGGATTGGCTTCTGGTTTAATATCCCTGGTGTCACCCTGGACCCCACCAAAGTTTCGGACGATTTCTATAACGGCGGGTATGACGTGGTCCTGTCTGGACTGGATACCCCGGAAGTTGCCGTTCAGGGGAAAAAAGCAGCCAGTGCTGGCAAGAAAGTGAAATTCTTGCATTATGACTTGAAAACGGGTTGTGATCTGGCTCCAGAGATTTGCCTGGGCAGCCCCTATTTCAACTGGGGGCCTTCCTACCTGGATACGATTCAACGAGCCAAGGCAGGCCAATACGCCGGAGAGTTCGTCTGGTTTAAGCCCGATTGGAAGGATCTCAACGGCGCTGAATCAGGCGTTGGCTTCTCCTTTGGTCAGGCCCTGGGAAAAAACCAACAACAAGTGGAGACGTTTATTAAAGGGTTAGGCGACGGCAGTATCAATCTCTTTCAAGGCCCCCTGAAGTTCCAGGATGGGACCGATTTCCTGAAAGCAGGAGAAACAGCCACCCCACAGCAAATCTGGTATATGCCCCAGTTGTTGCAAGGAATTGACGGCTTAAGTAATAAATCCAAATGA
- the dusB gene encoding tRNA dihydrouridine synthase DusB, translating to MVSLSASLRDRLSTPLKIGALEVHSRVLQSPLSGVTDLVFRRLVRRYAPDSMMYTEMVNATGLHYVKQLPKIMEVDRNERPISIQLFDCRPDFLAEAAQMAVEEGADTVDINMGCPVNKITRNGGGSSLLRQPELAGEIIRSVVKAVNVPVTVKTRIGWNDSEINILDFARRMEDAGAQMITVHGRTRAQGYNGPARWEWIGRVKAILSIPVIANGDMFSVEAAITCLEMTGADGVMCSRGTMGYPFLVGEIDYFFKTGQLKAQPTAIQRLQCARDHLQALWEYKGDRGIRQARKHMTWYAKGFPGAAELRGQLCLIENLAQGLELLDRTIARLEQGDPLETPEQENRSTNQPLALLSGVNH from the coding sequence ATGGTCTCCCTGTCTGCCAGCCTCCGCGATCGACTCTCCACCCCTCTCAAAATCGGCGCTCTGGAGGTACACAGCCGGGTGTTGCAATCCCCCCTATCTGGAGTGACCGATCTGGTATTCCGTCGTCTGGTGCGGCGTTATGCCCCTGATTCCATGATGTATACCGAGATGGTCAATGCAACGGGCCTCCACTACGTCAAACAACTGCCCAAAATCATGGAAGTGGACCGGAACGAACGGCCTATCAGTATTCAACTGTTCGACTGTCGGCCTGACTTTCTGGCCGAAGCAGCCCAGATGGCCGTAGAAGAAGGTGCGGATACGGTAGATATCAATATGGGTTGCCCCGTGAACAAAATTACGCGCAATGGGGGCGGGTCTTCCCTATTGCGCCAACCTGAACTAGCCGGGGAAATCATTCGATCGGTGGTCAAGGCAGTCAATGTGCCCGTCACCGTGAAAACCCGTATCGGATGGAACGACAGCGAAATCAACATCCTGGATTTTGCCCGCCGCATGGAAGATGCTGGAGCCCAGATGATCACGGTGCACGGTCGGACTCGCGCCCAGGGCTACAACGGTCCCGCTCGCTGGGAGTGGATCGGACGGGTGAAAGCAATTCTTTCGATTCCCGTGATTGCCAATGGAGACATGTTTTCCGTGGAGGCAGCCATCACATGCCTGGAAATGACTGGCGCAGATGGGGTCATGTGCTCGCGAGGCACCATGGGTTACCCTTTCCTGGTGGGCGAAATTGATTACTTCTTCAAAACCGGCCAGTTGAAGGCGCAGCCAACTGCCATTCAGCGCCTCCAATGTGCCCGTGATCACCTGCAGGCCCTGTGGGAATACAAGGGTGATCGGGGGATTCGCCAAGCCCGCAAACACATGACCTGGTATGCGAAGGGGTTCCCTGGTGCTGCCGAACTACGAGGACAGTTGTGCCTGATCGAAAACCTCGCTCAAGGTCTGGAGCTGCTTGATCGCACGATCGCCCGTTTGGAGCAGGGGGATCCACTCGAAACCCCCGAACAGGAAAATCGATCCACTAACCAGCCTCTGGCACTGTTATCAGGCGTAAACCATTAA
- a CDS encoding peroxiredoxin, whose amino-acid sequence MGYTSQDWLRVGQQAPDFTATAVIDQEFKEIKLSDYRGKYVVLFFYPLDFTFVCPTEITAFSDRYEEFKKLNTEILGVSVDSVFSHLAWIQTDRKSGGVGDLNYPLVADIKKEISAAYNVLVPEEGIALRGLFIIDKDGIIQHATINNLAFGRNVDETLRTLQAIQYVQSHPDEVCPAGWKPGDATMNPDPVKSKNYFAAIG is encoded by the coding sequence ATGGGCTACACTTCACAAGATTGGCTGCGTGTTGGTCAACAAGCTCCCGACTTCACCGCAACCGCAGTGATCGATCAAGAATTCAAGGAAATCAAGTTGTCCGATTACCGGGGTAAGTATGTTGTGCTGTTCTTCTACCCCCTGGACTTTACCTTTGTTTGTCCAACTGAAATCACTGCGTTCAGCGATCGCTATGAAGAATTCAAAAAGCTGAATACCGAGATCCTCGGTGTTTCAGTGGATAGCGTCTTCTCCCATCTGGCCTGGATTCAAACCGATCGTAAGTCGGGTGGTGTCGGCGATCTGAACTATCCCCTGGTGGCTGACATCAAGAAGGAAATCAGCGCTGCTTACAATGTGCTCGTTCCTGAAGAAGGCATTGCCCTGCGGGGTCTGTTCATCATCGACAAAGATGGCATCATCCAGCATGCCACCATCAACAACCTGGCTTTCGGTCGCAACGTGGATGAAACCCTGCGCACATTACAGGCAATCCAGTATGTCCAGTCTCACCCCGATGAGGTTTGCCCCGCAGGCTGGAAACCTGGTGATGCTACCATGAACCCCGACCCCGTGAAGTCTAAGAACTACTTCGCAGCGATCGGCTAA